A window of the Candidatus Liberibacter solanacearum CLso-ZC1 genome harbors these coding sequences:
- the rirA gene encoding iron-responsive transcriptional regulator RirA — MHLTKRTDYGIRVLMYCALNQDCPNRIAQIAEACCISEFFLFKILQPLGKAGIIETVRGRNGGVRLCRPADQITVLDVVKATEESFYMAECFGKHKISCPLVGNCNLSSVFQKALNAFFDVLKRYSIECLVQDRSLYKKLLKAS; from the coding sequence ATGCATCTGACAAAGCGCACTGATTATGGTATACGTGTTTTAATGTATTGTGCTCTCAATCAGGACTGTCCTAATCGCATTGCGCAGATTGCTGAAGCTTGTTGTATATCAGAGTTTTTTTTATTTAAAATTTTACAGCCTCTTGGAAAGGCTGGTATCATCGAAACTGTGCGAGGAAGGAATGGAGGAGTTCGTCTTTGTCGTCCAGCTGATCAAATCACCGTTTTAGATGTGGTAAAAGCGACAGAAGAATCTTTTTATATGGCGGAGTGTTTTGGGAAGCATAAAATTAGTTGTCCATTGGTAGGAAATTGTAATTTGAGTTCCGTATTTCAGAAGGCTCTTAATGCTTTTTTTGATGTGTTGAAGCGTTATTCTATTGAGTGTTTAGTGCAAGATCGTTCTCTTTATAAAAAACTTCTTAAGGCGAGTTGA
- a CDS encoding Hsp20 family protein, whose protein sequence is MRIDVSRIYNSAVGYDTVLSMLDGLGAPSQSSAYPPYDIERTGENAYKITVAVAGFSSSELAIEVDSGILIVRGEKKSEEQETVEYLHRGIAKRAFERRFQLADFVEVVSASLENGLLYLELFRAVPEKMKPRRIEISNSPKESAKMIESKERAVAA, encoded by the coding sequence ATGCGTATAGATGTTTCTCGTATTTATAATTCTGCCGTTGGATATGACACGGTTCTTTCGATGCTAGATGGTTTAGGGGCTCCTAGCCAGTCTTCTGCTTATCCTCCCTACGATATAGAGCGTACAGGTGAGAATGCATATAAAATAACAGTGGCTGTTGCTGGTTTTTCTTCTTCTGAACTCGCTATAGAGGTTGATTCTGGAATTTTAATAGTTAGAGGAGAGAAGAAATCAGAGGAACAAGAGACAGTAGAGTACTTACATCGTGGTATAGCAAAACGTGCTTTTGAACGTCGTTTTCAGCTTGCAGATTTCGTAGAGGTTGTATCTGCATCGTTGGAAAATGGACTTCTATATCTAGAACTATTCCGTGCTGTTCCAGAAAAGATGAAGCCACGTCGTATTGAGATTTCAAACTCACCAAAAGAATCTGCAAAGATGATTGAGTCAAAAGAACGCGCTGTTGCCGCATAA
- the coaBC gene encoding bifunctional phosphopantothenoylcysteine decarboxylase/phosphopantothenate--cysteine ligase CoaBC produces the protein MDILGKRILLIMCGSVAVYKSLDLIRRMRERGAVVIPVITDSAQKFVTPLLVGAISNSQVYTSLFPHEERHDSNHIQLASDCDLFLVAPATAHFIACIAHGMADDLASAVLLAKRDQPVLLAPAMNFMMWSNSATQRNVEILQKDGYYFVGPENGAMAENNGCGVGRMSESCDIIKHVAGLLCREKKLPLKGRRAVVTSGPTYEPLDPMRYIANRSSGRQGHAIAECLACLGAEVTLISGPVSLADPPNVTTIHVERAEEMLQEVLKSLPADIAVMVSAVSDWKFSEIAKTKIKRKDIGNFMRVDLAENPDILRIIGHHQYRPSVVVGFAAETQCIEQNAREKLLYKGADFIVSNCVLPEVGFVGKESNKVSIVFPGDIIEEWPELLKTEVANRLCVLIVKYLNK, from the coding sequence ATGGATATTTTGGGAAAACGCATACTTTTGATCATGTGTGGGAGTGTAGCTGTCTACAAAAGCTTGGATCTTATTCGTCGGATGCGGGAAAGAGGAGCTGTTGTTATTCCTGTTATTACGGATTCAGCACAAAAGTTTGTAACTCCATTGCTCGTAGGGGCTATATCTAATAGCCAGGTATATACTAGTTTATTTCCGCATGAAGAGAGACATGATAGCAATCATATTCAATTGGCAAGTGATTGTGATCTATTTTTAGTAGCGCCTGCAACTGCTCATTTTATTGCTTGTATAGCGCATGGGATGGCAGATGATTTAGCATCTGCTGTTTTGTTGGCAAAAAGAGATCAGCCTGTTCTTCTGGCTCCTGCTATGAATTTTATGATGTGGTCTAATTCAGCTACGCAACGTAATGTCGAAATTTTACAGAAAGATGGATATTATTTTGTTGGTCCTGAAAATGGTGCAATGGCTGAAAATAATGGTTGCGGCGTGGGGCGGATGTCTGAGTCTTGTGACATTATAAAACATGTGGCAGGGTTGTTGTGCAGAGAAAAAAAATTACCTTTAAAGGGAAGGCGTGCCGTGGTCACTTCAGGGCCAACATATGAGCCGTTAGATCCTATGCGGTATATTGCCAATCGTTCTTCAGGGCGACAGGGACATGCAATTGCCGAATGTCTAGCGTGTTTGGGAGCAGAGGTGACGTTGATATCAGGCCCTGTCTCACTTGCTGATCCACCAAATGTTACGACTATTCACGTTGAGAGAGCAGAGGAAATGTTGCAAGAGGTTTTAAAATCCTTGCCAGCGGATATAGCAGTGATGGTATCTGCGGTTTCGGATTGGAAATTTTCTGAGATAGCAAAGACAAAAATAAAACGGAAAGATATAGGTAATTTTATGCGAGTAGATCTCGCAGAGAATCCTGATATTCTTAGAATTATAGGGCATCATCAATATCGTCCGTCTGTTGTAGTAGGATTTGCTGCTGAGACGCAGTGTATTGAGCAGAATGCTCGGGAAAAATTATTATATAAAGGTGCGGATTTTATTGTATCCAATTGTGTCTTGCCAGAAGTAGGATTCGTAGGGAAAGAGAGTAATAAAGTGAGTATTGTCTTTCCAGGGGATATAATAGAAGAGTGGCCTGAATTATTGAAGACAGAAGTGGCGAATAGATTGTGCGTTTTGATTGTGAAATATCTCAATAAATAG